The Juglans regia cultivar Chandler chromosome 2, Walnut 2.0, whole genome shotgun sequence genome includes a window with the following:
- the LOC109013172 gene encoding early nodulin-like protein 2: MEFQTHIFLSFVLISCFLSSSLASKFSVGGRDGWVLHPSESYSHWAERNRFQVNDTLVFKYKKGTDSVLVVNKDDYYNCNTKNPIKKLEEGDSEFQFDRSGPFFFVSGKDQSCEEGQKLNVIVLAVRHYNKNPPPSSPIPIPPKAAPAPGTEAPVSPKASPPAHSAGPALAPTSPSPVSNAPKASPASAPWSYGPVPASSPPTTTSSPAAGSPTTPATEPGIPSGSLNSPAAAPSSSAWALTPTTTRVLVIFVTLALNVALSSALGAF, translated from the exons ATGGAATTTCAGACGCATATCTTCCTTTCCTTTGTTCTCATTTCTTGTTTTCTATCCTCTTCCCTTGCCTCCAAATTCTCTGTAGGCGGAAGAGATGGGTGGGTCTTGCATCCCTCTGAGAGTTACAGCCACTGGGCTGAGAGAAACAGGTTCCAAGTCAATGATACTCTAG TCTTTAAGTATAAGAAAGGGACGGACTCTGTGCTGGTTGTGAACAAAGATGATTACTACAACTGCAACACAAAGAACCCCATCAAGAAATTGGAGGAAGGTGATTCTGAGTTCCAGTTTGATAGGTCTGGGCCATTCTTTTTCGTCTCTGGAAAGGACCAAAGCTGTGAGGAAGGACAGAAACTGAACGTTATTGTTTTGGCTGTAagacactacaacaaaaaccCTCCTCCTTCATCTCCGATTCCAATTCCTCCAAAAGCCGCCCCAGCTCCAGGTACTGAGGCCCCGGTGTCTCCCAAAGCATCCCCTCCTGCACACTCAGCTGGACCGGCCTTGGCCCCAACATCACCATCCCCTGTGTCCAATGCTCCGAAAGCATCACCAGCATCAGCTCCATGGTCTTATGGGCCTGTGCCAGCGTCGTCGCCACCAACGACGACATCTTCTCCAGCAGCCGGCAGTCCAACTACGCCAGCAACGGAGCCGGGAATTCCATCGGGGAGTCTAAACTCACCGGCAGCGGCACCATCATCATCTGCATGGGCTTTAACTCCCACAACTACAAGAGTGTTGGTGATTTTCGTTACGCTAGCGCTGAATGTGGCTTTGAGCAGCGCTTTGGGTGCTTTTtag